The stretch of DNA CGATGAACTGCATGTCGCCGTATTGGGTCACAGGGCCGGTTTTAGGGCCCGCGATCCCGATCTTGATGGTATCGGCGGCAAACGAATGGCTGGCTACCCCGGCCAGTACCATTGCGGCGAACAGCTTGGAAATCTTGATCATAGTGCTCCACTCATTCTGTTGTAATTCTTATAGTCCTGGCGGCCAGGGCTACAGACCGGGCGGGATTTGCGGCATGGCCACGCCACACTGCATGCCCACCTTCCCCCGGAACATGTCCCGGAACTGTACCGGTACAGTGTAGAGCGCTGTTCGCGCGCTTGAAAAGCGGGCAAAAAGCGCCTGTTCCGCGGCTTGTCGCATGGTCGACACAAAGATACAAAAAAGCGCCATCACTTTGCCTGCATCCTGGGCTCCACCCCACAACTTCGGAGCCAATCGACCAAATTACATATTTGAAACCGGGTTTTTCTGCAAAAATGCCGGCCTTTTTTCATTGGCCGAATTTGCGGGTACAAACCCATGACTGATCAAACAAGCACCCTCTATGCCAAATTGCTCGGCGAGACTGCGACAATCGAGTGGAAGGCTTTGGAGCGTTTCTGGGCCAAGGGTGACCTGATTTGGGTCGACCCCACTCTTGACCTGATCGAGGTTGCCGCGGCAATGGCCGAGAATCGCAGCGAGATCTTCGCCAAGTGGCGTACTGATGGCACTGTTGGGCCGGTGAGCACCGAGCAGGCGCTCGACCTGCAAAGTCGCGATCCAGAGATCTGGGCGGTGGTGGTTTCGCCGTTCATCGTGATCCAGGTGAAACAAGCGGAATAACAGCGCGCTTTTTTAGTGCTTAAAAATACGCAACCGCCCCATGATGGTGCTTGTTGACGCTCACGTAAGGTGGAAGTAAGTAACAACGGCGGGGCGATTCGGCGGGGCGGTAACAGTTTACGGCATGCGTAATGGGGTGCTGTGCAGCCCTCGCGGGCAAGCCCGCTGCTCCCACAGGCCCGGCGCTGCTTTCATGATCCTGTGGGAGCGGCGGTGCGGCGATCCGACGTGCCTGCGAAGGGCCGCGCAGCGGCCCTGTCAGTATCAGTAAT from Pseudomonas putida encodes:
- a CDS encoding DUF2288 domain-containing protein, whose translation is MTDQTSTLYAKLLGETATIEWKALERFWAKGDLIWVDPTLDLIEVAAAMAENRSEIFAKWRTDGTVGPVSTEQALDLQSRDPEIWAVVVSPFIVIQVKQAE